Part of the Echeneis naucrates chromosome 18, fEcheNa1.1, whole genome shotgun sequence genome is shown below.
TTTCTGTTCTATcggcttcctgttttattttttatttattgaaaagttgtctgtgtaaaaatataaaaattatatttaaaatcatttaaaatttatattaGCTATAAAATAGCTCATATGAATCAACATCATTCACTCTAATGTtgacataaaatacaataaacttttttatttgattgattttgacagaaagacaaataaacacaaactcacacagttcaaatttaaatttacaacaagataaaatgtcttttctatttcattcatttctcgATGATTTAAAGTTAAATGAACACATTTCTTCATTCTGAAAGAATTTTTGGGggtctatttttgtttttgcagtttttttagGGGAATATTGTAGTTTCATGACCTGGTCTGATATTCTGGAGACTAAATGAAGTTTTTGAAGATTGCGGCCATGTTTGGTTTTATCAGAGGAAACTGAATCTACCCCTAAAAACTCTGATCCTTTTAATCACTTTTAATCAAAGCCATGAGATGTTTTTGTAGATGTCTagctcttctccttctctgtggaCATCCTCCCATCATGCCATGCTTCCCTGGTGTTCCTCAGGGCCTTGGTCCTTTTGGGGTCCACCACCACGTAGTCCACGCGGGTGCGCTCGCCACCGCCGGCCTGCTTGTCGTCGCCACTTCCGCTTTTGCCCATGCAATGTTTCTGCTTACGAATGCAGACAAACACGGTCTTCACGTTGTGTTATTGTAGAGAGAATGAATAAAAACGTGAGAGTGAATTAGCCACCTGTCTCGTCGGTGTTGACCGCCCGGTGTggaggtccaggtccaggtacTCCACCTGTTTGTCACCTCTGGCTCGCTGTAACAGCGGGCTGCTGATGCCACCCTCCGAGGCTCGATGCAGCATCAGCCTCAGAGACTGCagatacaaacagaaaacaggaggCAATAatagtcttttttattttggcttcatgtttgggctcctccacctcctgagGGAGCTCCGAATCTTTCAATGCTAAACGCTTCGCACAGTTAGTTTTTAACATCAGTGACAGCAGATTTGAGATCTCCAAGTGGGGTCAGAAATAAGAtctgaaaaggaaaggaaggaaggacggagaggaggagacacaaaCAGGTAAAAGGTGGAGTTGGTCACCTGCTCCCCGGCGCTGTAACTGAGGTTGGAGGTCGTCATGGCGACGTAATTGTCATCGGGGTCGTCGGAGTCGGAGGATGGGGACGAGCTGTGAGACGAGCTCGGCCTGATGGAGTGACGTCTGGAGCCACTGAGGACGAAGACAAgtaactgatgaactgatgaaaacATCGTCATCACACCGTCTCTGGGACATCAGAGCCGAAACAGTCAGCCGAGGAAATTTAAAGTAACggtcacaaacaaacaccaaatgtCACAAATCATTAACGAAGACATCACTTCATCGTTTGATAAAAGTAAAGACTGCATGATAACACTCTGCTGCTTGTCTCTCCCTTTCAGCTTGGGATCAGTTGCAGTTCAGACTTGAGGCCTCACGGTGGCAGCAGAGTCCCTCAGAGCTCCCTCCATTTTTGGTGGCCCGCCACTGATCCCTCTCTCGACTTACTCTCGTGTGAAGGTCCTGGTGACAGGTGAGCGGACGGGGGGCGGGACTTCCTGCCAGTCCTGCTGCAGTGGCGTGATGTCCAGTGGAGCTGGTTTCACTGGGAGGAAGAGAAACGGAGTTTTCACTTCTCTGCCATTCCTCGTAGGAGAAGGGAAAACTTTTTGTGTGCTCGCCCACCAacttttctctgtcagtgtcagGCGGTTCGTTAAAGTGATGCTACTTCGTACCAATATGACGTCAGTGTTCTGTCCGAAATGTCCAAAAAGGACAGTGTTTACAAATTaactaaattaattaattaattaagctGAGATCTT
Proteins encoded:
- the LOC115058592 gene encoding GRB2-associated-binding protein 1-like — encoded protein: MTTSNLSYSAGEQSLRLMLHRASEGGISSPLLQRARGDKQVEYLDLDLHTGRSTPTRQQKHCMGKSGSGDDKQAGGGERTRVDYVVVDPKRTKALRNTREAWHDGRMSTEKEKS